In Halorubellus sp. JP-L1, one DNA window encodes the following:
- a CDS encoding PHP domain-containing protein, protein MLSVELHTHSAMSYDGRDPVELLLEQAEAVGLDAIAVTDHDEIDASLDAAAKAGEYGLIGIPGMEVTTAAGHVLALGVRERVPPGLSFEETLSYVRELGGIAVVPHPFQESRSGVMANIDRTTLATADAIEVYNSRLLTGRANRQADRFARDFELPRTAGSDAHISEMVGQAVTKVDTGGERTVDAILSAIRRGDTTVEGKRTPWRISFRQAAGGAKRRVKNRIAEFL, encoded by the coding sequence GTGCTATCGGTCGAGTTACACACGCACTCGGCGATGAGTTACGACGGGCGAGACCCCGTCGAACTCCTGCTCGAGCAAGCCGAGGCCGTGGGACTCGACGCCATCGCCGTCACGGACCACGACGAGATCGACGCGAGCCTCGACGCCGCCGCGAAGGCCGGCGAGTACGGCCTGATCGGCATCCCCGGCATGGAGGTGACGACGGCCGCCGGGCACGTGCTCGCGCTCGGCGTCCGCGAGCGAGTCCCTCCGGGGTTGTCCTTCGAGGAGACCCTCTCGTACGTCCGGGAACTCGGCGGGATCGCGGTCGTCCCGCATCCGTTCCAGGAGTCGCGGTCGGGCGTGATGGCGAACATCGACCGGACGACGCTCGCGACCGCGGACGCGATCGAGGTGTACAACTCGCGGCTCCTCACGGGTCGCGCGAACCGGCAAGCCGACCGGTTCGCGCGCGACTTCGAACTCCCGCGGACCGCGGGGAGCGACGCGCACATCTCCGAGATGGTCGGCCAGGCGGTGACGAAGGTCGACACGGGCGGGGAGCGCACGGTCGACGCCATCCTCTCGGCGATCCGCCGCGGCGACACGACCGTCGAGGGCAAGCGCACGCCGTGGCGCATCAGCTTCCGGCAGGCCGCCGGCGGCGCGAAGCGCCGCGTGAAGAACCGGATCGCCGAGTTCCTGTGA
- a CDS encoding SDR family oxidoreductase, producing the protein MVRTLVTGATGTLGAALVPRLREAGHDVRATSRSPPADGSGFENEDLVEWVAMDLADGTGVADAVADVDVVVHAATAPTGDTEAVDVDGTERLLDAATEAGVSNVVYPSIVGIEDVPYSYYRHKLAAEELVEAAAVPTTVVRATQFHQFLDELLGLVARSPVWPLPTKFRVQPVDARAVANAVVANATPEARGRVPPVCGPEVLSVREIAAAYRQARALRRLVVRVPIPGAVASAFRAGDATCGPSGDDTDKISADDAPGPTWGAWLAETYGASRSASASRTSTT; encoded by the coding sequence ATGGTTCGCACGCTCGTCACCGGCGCCACGGGAACGCTCGGCGCCGCGCTCGTCCCGCGACTCCGCGAGGCCGGCCACGACGTCAGAGCGACCAGTCGCTCGCCACCCGCGGACGGGAGCGGATTCGAGAACGAGGACCTCGTCGAGTGGGTCGCAATGGACCTCGCCGACGGCACCGGCGTCGCGGACGCCGTCGCTGACGTCGACGTCGTCGTGCACGCGGCGACGGCACCGACCGGCGACACCGAGGCCGTCGACGTCGACGGCACCGAACGGCTCCTCGACGCGGCGACCGAGGCGGGCGTCTCGAACGTCGTCTACCCGTCCATCGTCGGCATCGAGGACGTCCCGTACTCGTACTACCGGCACAAGCTCGCCGCGGAGGAACTCGTCGAGGCCGCGGCCGTCCCGACGACCGTCGTGAGGGCGACGCAGTTCCACCAGTTCCTCGACGAGCTGTTGGGACTGGTCGCGCGCTCGCCGGTGTGGCCGCTCCCCACGAAGTTCCGCGTGCAGCCCGTGGACGCCCGAGCGGTCGCGAACGCAGTCGTCGCGAACGCCACGCCGGAGGCGCGCGGTCGCGTCCCGCCCGTCTGCGGGCCCGAGGTGCTCTCGGTCCGAGAGATCGCTGCCGCGTACCGCCAGGCTCGTGCCCTCCGGCGGCTCGTGGTCCGCGTGCCGATTCCGGGCGCCGTCGCGAGCGCGTTCCGCGCCGGCGACGCCACCTGCGGACCGTCCGGCGACGACACCGACAAAATCTCTGCGGACGACGCACCCGGTCCGACGTGGGGGGCGTGGCTCGCGGAGACCTACGGCGCATCCCGGAGCGCGTCCGCCTCGCGGACCTCCACCACGTGA
- a CDS encoding helix-turn-helix domain-containing protein, producing the protein MQSVRVTLTANGREAEIHPMFDVVANASFVEYATAMQWNLSPSGFGILHYVEGDVEAFEDAVADVAVVVDYALEPVTDDAFYAYVRDEATPGLRAMLDPLENGGVVVVPPVVYHGDGTVTLSAFGPSSELQGLVERTPAPLSVEVEAVGSLGSIHSLVDARLSTRQRRAVEIALELGYYEVPREATHEDVAAALDCAPSTAAEHLRKAESTLLRSALART; encoded by the coding sequence ATGCAGTCGGTCAGGGTCACGTTGACGGCGAACGGTCGCGAGGCCGAGATCCACCCGATGTTCGACGTGGTGGCGAACGCGTCGTTCGTCGAGTACGCCACGGCGATGCAGTGGAACCTCTCCCCGTCCGGGTTCGGCATCCTCCACTACGTCGAGGGCGACGTCGAGGCGTTCGAGGACGCGGTCGCGGACGTCGCCGTCGTCGTCGACTACGCGCTGGAACCGGTGACGGACGACGCGTTCTACGCGTACGTCCGGGACGAGGCGACGCCGGGGCTGCGGGCGATGCTCGACCCGCTGGAGAACGGCGGCGTCGTGGTCGTCCCACCGGTCGTCTACCACGGGGACGGAACGGTGACGCTGTCCGCGTTCGGCCCCTCGAGCGAACTACAGGGGCTCGTCGAGCGGACGCCCGCGCCGCTTTCGGTCGAGGTGGAGGCGGTCGGGTCGCTCGGGTCCATCCACTCGCTCGTGGACGCGCGGCTCTCCACGCGCCAGCGCCGCGCCGTCGAGATCGCGCTCGAACTCGGGTACTACGAGGTCCCGCGGGAGGCGACCCACGAGGACGTCGCCGCGGCACTCGACTGCGCGCCGAGCACGGCCGCCGAGCACCTCCGGAAGGCCGAGTCGACGCTCCTGCGGTCCGCGCTCGCTCGCACGTAG